The following DNA comes from Spartinivicinus poritis.
CAAAATGCTTTAGCATAATATAGTAAATATTCGTGTTAGGTACCTTGGTCTCAACAAAATTATTGCTAATTTTTATAAAAAAATCATTTGATTAATGTTAGGCCCTTTCAAATAAAACAACTGATTTAAAATTAATTTGCTAGTAGTCACTTCTTTATAATATCTTTTCCTAAGAAAATTTCTCTAGTTGCCCATGCGTAAAGTTATTTACTGGCTTTTACGTGTGGGGTGCAAACAGTTATCCATTCGTAAATGACTGTTACTAACGTATTTTGGCGATAATTCAAGTGTTATACAGTCAAACTTATTCGTTATCTTCATTTCTTCCTTGGTATTAACAAGCGTCAGGCTTAATAGAAATTCATTTACAGTGGGTAACCGGTAGTGCTTTGTTGTAAAAAAGAGGTTATTAATTATGCCAACTGATAAAAGTGCTGGTACGTCAGCGCCAACAGTAGATCTTAGTCGCCTTAGTTTTGAAGATAAGCTGGCTAACTTTATTTTAGCGACCGCCTACTCGAATGAGCATGTCGAGGGCTGGGTAGAAAATGTAGGGTCAGAAGAACCCTCCAATAAGAAATTAAGTGAAAATAAGAAAAGAGAGCTGCTTAAGATTGCCAAACAAAAATTTACCGAAAAAGTCGCTAAATATGTAGAAGCTTGGCAGCCCTATTTACAAGATGGACAACAGCTCAATGTTAGGGCATATGTTGAAAACACGTCATTTGAAGCGCAATTTAAAGCAGCAGTAAAAGATAAGTTAGATATTAATGCCTTAAGTGCTCAGCAATTAGCTGACTATATGAACCATCCTGAAACCATTCCTGGAATTGATGAGGCTTCAGTAGAAAACATTAAAAAGATACTGCCAAAGGAAATGAAAAAAGGCTTGGCGCCGGGTGGGGCCAGTGAAATTCATTATGATACGGTTGCTGTGACTGTCATTGATCGTACCCTGTACATTGCTTCTAATACCAAAACCCGTAAAGGCGTGACGCCTGGGGATACACCAACTACTGTGAATGGGTTGGGAGAGCAAAATACTTATCTGTCTTATTCGCTTTTTAATGATGGTGTGAATCCTGTAGCGGGTAATGAGGGCAACCAAGCTGCTAATCGTATTGCTGTGGTTGAGCAGTTACAGCAGGAGTTTCAAGGCATTGCAGATTTTGACAAGGTAGTCTTTATTGGTATTGGTTCTACACCACAATCGGCTGCTGAAGCTGCAAAGCCTCATGCTGAAATGCAGCTTATCTCTTTTCTGCAAAAGCAAAATAAACCACTCAATGGCCTCTCCTTTGGTATTTCAAAGCCGGCTTGTGTTTCCTGTGAGACAAAGCTAACAGAGTATGAAATACAATACCGTAATGGCAGCGAAACGGGTGAAGGAAAAAATACCAACCCTAAAAACTGGCTTGCACCTGAAAGTATTCAAACAGAAAGTGGTGAGGTAAAGATTCTTCATGAAGTTGAATTTGGTCGTGGTCAACTGATGAATGAATATCGCTCGTTGGCGGTCAATCGTTGGCGTCGACCTTCGCAAGAGAATCTTGCTCGTCCCGCAGGAAGTAGGGTAGCGGAAAATAGTTATAACAAAAATATTATTGTCCAGGTGGACGGTGACCCTGTCAGTTATCAGGCGGCACTCAATCTTTATCGAAAATACCCTACAAGCAAAGTACAATGGTTGCAGTGGAACCCAACTAAAGCTGCTATTATCGATGCAGTTTCAGGTCAACCGGCCCAGTTAACAGCAGGCCTGCAAGATCAATTGCTGTTAGTTGGTCATTCTGATGCCTCATTTTCAGACGCTATATTAAATCGTGGAACCACGTTAGCTGGAATGGACGCAAACCGCTTGACCACAGCCGTATTTGAGCAAGGATTAAAGCAAGGGCTACCACAAAAAATCAGCTTGATCGCCTGTGGTCTAGGGGCAACTGATTCGAATAATGGTGCTAGATTTGTATCAGAGGTGGCTAGCAAAATAGCTAACCTGGCTCCTAATGCAAAAGTGAAAATTTCAGCACAGGATACTTTGGTAAGAATTAATGCAGCTGGACAGCGGGAAACGCTGCGCTTTTTAGAAGATGGCAGGGTAACATGGAAAGCAGGTGATCATCAGCATAAAGTCATTATTAATACTAATGGTACGGGTGGCGTTGATGATCATGTTGTGCGTGGATACGGTGAGGGTGAAATCAGCATTGACCGGGTCAGTCAGGCGCAATTAGCCGATGTAAAACTGGAAGATGCTTTAGCTAAGGTTAAGCACTCGGCATCTGATTTAGTGGGTGTAAACAGTGACGCTTTTTTTGAACCTGCTAATGAATTAAAAGCAGCTAAGCTGTATGACCTTAAGCTTGCCAAGCAGTTTGTTGAGTCAAAACTAAAAGCGATAGGCAAGCAGCCTAATGACTTTATTGATTTTGCCGATGGAACAGACTTCAAGTCTGGTCGACTAGTTGTTCAATATAAAGATGGCCAACAGTTGTCAACCCAGACGATTGATGTTGATGCTAACCAATTTCGCACCTTTAAAACCATCAGTCGTTTTCGCCAAGAACTAGCCAGGGGGACTGCACATACCTCACGTGCCTTAGGCATTTTTATGAGCTTAAAAGGGCTGGAAAGCTTATCCAATGCGTTAGAAAAAGGGGATGCTGCTGCAATTGCGGCTAACTCAGCATTAACACTTTATGGTTTTGGGGAGCTGGCAAATGCACCACAAAAAATAGTCACGGGTGCAGGAAAGTTATTAGCAAAAGCCACGACTTACACGGCAAGTGGTTTATCCGATATTGCTGCACGAAAAGCAGCCCCTGAACTAGCTAAGTTGTTTACCCGTGTCAGCCAATCCGGTGCAGCAGGTATTAGAAGTTTTAGCAAATTATTGGGTAGAGCTACCCCGCTGGTTGGGATAGGGCTGGGGGTTCATGGCATGATTGAGGATTTAAAAGACCCAGACAAAGTAAGAGGTGTCGTCAATTTTGCTTTAGACTTTTTAGCGACTGCAACGGGGGTGCTTGCCTCAATTCCTTCACCATTATCACCACTGTTTGAAGCAATGTCGATAGGTTTTACGTTAGTAAGAATTGGGTTTGGTACACTATACGACAGTATAAAACAAAAAATGAGTGAGGTACCCGATGATGCTTCCTGGCAAGAACGGGCAGAGGCCTTTTTTGTTGGCTTAGGTGATGGTATTGAAAAGCTGTTTTATGAATTCCACCCAATTGGTAATATATTGAATGCCATTC
Coding sequences within:
- a CDS encoding C80 family cysteine peptidase → MPTDKSAGTSAPTVDLSRLSFEDKLANFILATAYSNEHVEGWVENVGSEEPSNKKLSENKKRELLKIAKQKFTEKVAKYVEAWQPYLQDGQQLNVRAYVENTSFEAQFKAAVKDKLDINALSAQQLADYMNHPETIPGIDEASVENIKKILPKEMKKGLAPGGASEIHYDTVAVTVIDRTLYIASNTKTRKGVTPGDTPTTVNGLGEQNTYLSYSLFNDGVNPVAGNEGNQAANRIAVVEQLQQEFQGIADFDKVVFIGIGSTPQSAAEAAKPHAEMQLISFLQKQNKPLNGLSFGISKPACVSCETKLTEYEIQYRNGSETGEGKNTNPKNWLAPESIQTESGEVKILHEVEFGRGQLMNEYRSLAVNRWRRPSQENLARPAGSRVAENSYNKNIIVQVDGDPVSYQAALNLYRKYPTSKVQWLQWNPTKAAIIDAVSGQPAQLTAGLQDQLLLVGHSDASFSDAILNRGTTLAGMDANRLTTAVFEQGLKQGLPQKISLIACGLGATDSNNGARFVSEVASKIANLAPNAKVKISAQDTLVRINAAGQRETLRFLEDGRVTWKAGDHQHKVIINTNGTGGVDDHVVRGYGEGEISIDRVSQAQLADVKLEDALAKVKHSASDLVGVNSDAFFEPANELKAAKLYDLKLAKQFVESKLKAIGKQPNDFIDFADGTDFKSGRLVVQYKDGQQLSTQTIDVDANQFRTFKTISRFRQELARGTAHTSRALGIFMSLKGLESLSNALEKGDAAAIAANSALTLYGFGELANAPQKIVTGAGKLLAKATTYTASGLSDIAARKAAPELAKLFTRVSQSGAAGIRSFSKLLGRATPLVGIGLGVHGMIEDLKDPDKVRGVVNFALDFLATATGVLASIPSPLSPLFEAMSIGFTLVRIGFGTLYDSIKQKMSEVPDDASWQERAEAFFVGLGDGIEKLFYEFHPIGNILNAIQRSEALENQYREDTQLLSLLADYRNYYSIIEAEEGGAATIDFANAPASYYGGNLRFKLANGGADSSLTIGNMSDVTGQQQDRTFNIKTEGVQNIILGLGQSPKFEMETKTVKMLWTIPINSKNVIKRNEQGGVDTDSASRQGRYEGNDKNNVFQVIQRQPTNAEGEPIGASISEYQYQIMGKGGDDLFVLGPQKITASGGQGADTYIAGKNAASWLTINNKDETHTPKIDTLVLDAEREDIQAFRSGVGQEQGNLWLGWRYTDDLIIIYKDSADKERNVRVSDFFKGKAYQHLQIKTKNGYILNINTQTYSASLVLPHNDKKFLNAAFDEQVEFVNTNGKVKLIPVGFDLSSQPADTLTGANFNGQLLAFSQVQQVTGTRRVDHLVGNKLGNMLNGYGTETGVDQLKGGNGSDFYMLQAYLDRRNNVEIDNQASDKVADFLVLGANYSQLSAITQAGNDLQFQAAADSQLKQQRINQLSTVYNEYNKVVRYLNNLLEDKPSLSKAEFVDQLNQKSLLINGEAVQVAESERGTAVERALGENMAGRLRRFALNLPPAQPFNHSLKQQKERYAKIAAEYQQQLAEAINYKNNANLGSMSVTLKNWTKSTDYQHLTILTKDNLTLKVDKNGNNYQFKVTGFDASMSAKHVVLDCNQLTQRHPLPELVKFTGSRFGDRLTGNDKNNVMQGGGNNGSIYSYDTLIGGKGHDVYIYSPKKDGLVVLDTNATDAMIDLALFNANFADIKITTVNISSQEASIHLGESIGLYVEGQRGGLVIQHFQRDNAHRNLVFKSRDGKLFSVNPTSLEKQLVSTEDNSINQLIQSISGFNSETAMSGNTVTAVGATHTSRNTELAVSL